AGCTGTTCAGTTGTTGAAATAATCCGCTTTCAATATCCCGAGTTTTTTCATTTTGGAGTGAAGCGTGGTGCCGGGGATTTCCAGGATCTCCGCGGCACCGCCTACGCCGGAAATCTTTCCGCCGCAGCGTTTCAGTACTTCGATGATGTATTTCTTTTCGATATGTTCCAGTGTTTTGGAAGTAGTGATTTGCGGTGTATCAGCACTTTCGCGCCAATTGCGGTGGGGGAGGTTGATGGCTTTGAGCAAGGGCCCGTCGCTGAGGAGGATGGCGCGCTCGATCTGGTGCTCCAGTTCGCGGACGTTGCCCGGCCAATCGTAGCTTTTCAGTTCTTTCAGCACTGCGGCGGAAATACCAGTGATCTTTTTGCCGATGTTCTTGCTGAACTTCCCGACGAACGCATGGGTCAGGGGTTCGATGTCTTCCAGCCGTTCCCGCAAAGGCGGTAAATGAATTGGGAACACGTTGAGCCGGTAGTATAGGTCGGAACGGAAGCGCCCTGCCTGCACCTCGGCTTCGAGATTACGGTTGGTGGCGGCGATGATCCGCACATCCACTTTGATGGTGGATTTTCCGCCCACTCTTTCGAGCTCCCTTTCCTGGAGCACGCGCAGCAGCTTCACCTGTAATTCGAGCGGCATTTCACCGATCTCGTCGAGGAACAGCGTACTGTTATTCGCCAGCTCGAACTTCCCGATGCGGCGGTCTATCGCGCCGGTGAACGCGCCTTTTTCATGCCCGAACAATTCACTTTCGATCAGGTGGGTAGGAAGCGCGGCGCAATTCACTTTCACCATGAGTTTGCTTTTCCTCGGCGACGCATTGTGTATGGCCCGCGCGATCAGCTCCTTGCCGGTGCCGGTTTCGCCCAGCAACAGCACGGTGGAAGAAGATTCCGCCACCTGCCGCATTAGCTTGTAGACTTTCTGCATCTGCTCCCCGCTGCCAACGATTTCCGAGAAGTTGTAAATGGTTTTGATTTGCTCGCGCAGGTAATCGTTCTCGTTTTCCAGTTTCTGTTTGTAGGCGATGATTTTCTCCGTACCCTGGATATTGGCGATAGCCACGGATATCTGCGCTACGATGCTGTTCATCACATTGAGATTCACTTCGTCGGACAGCAGCCAGAGCACGCCGATATTGGTGTTGCCTGCCCGCAAAGGCGCGCCGAACGCGCAACGCACACCCAGCGAATGCCAGAAATGAATGATCGGTTCCTCCGTTCCTTTTTCGATTTCTTCGCTGACGTTGAAAACGACCAACCCATCGTCGCCGAGCACCCGCGCCGATAGCGGATGGAGGATGTCGATGCGCCGGTGCATAAGGGTTTTGAACTGTTCTACCTTTTCTCCCAACATGGTTTCGTCGTACATGTAAGGCGAAAGCGTGAGGCCGTCTTCCTCGATGATGCGGATGATGGCCAGCCGTATGTTCAGCACGTTGTGCAGCACGTTGGAAATGGCGCGCTGGAGATCGTCTTTGGTACGCAGCGCGGCGATGTCGCGGCTGAATGTGTGAAGGAAAGCTTCCTCTTTTTCGCGCCGCAAAATTTCCTCATTGGCGATAATATTGGACATGGCGATGGATATCTGCGCGCAGATCCCCTGCAGCAGCGCCATATTGATTTCCCCGATGTTCAGCCAGAGAATGCCGAGGTTTTGGTTGCCGGTCCGCAATGCCATCCCCACTACGGAGTTGAAGCCCGCGTTTTTCCAATGTTGCAGATACAGCGCCGTATTGCCCCGGTTCAGTTCGGAGTTTACGCTGAGGAAAAGCGGGATCTCGCTGGCGAGGATGCGGTTCTGCAATCCGTCTTCTATCGGTAGTTTGGTGGATACCAGTTGCTGCACCAACGCTTCATCGAGGGTTTCGATGGATTCGTCGTACAGGTATGTAGTGGTGGTGGTTTGATCTTCGTTGATTTTCCGGATGGCGTACCCGTCGAGCGTGGCGATTTTGCGCAGACAGGTATGCACGGCCAAGGCGAGGTCGGCTTTGCTGCGGACGGCCGCAATGTCGCTGCTGAAATCGAGCAGGAAGGATTTCTCGTTTTCCCTTTCCAGGATTTCTTCATTCGCGGCAATATTGCTGACCACGGCAAACAGCTGGCTGGATATGCGTTTGAGAATCCCCACGGCCTCGGCCCCAAAGGTGCCCGGTTCCCTGGAAAAGAGCATGAGACTGTATTTGGATGAACCGTTGCCGCCGAGGATCTTGATGATCATCTCCTGCGCTCCCGCTTCATAATGCAGCCGGAACCAAAGCGGAGCGGCCGCCTTGTCGATCGGGCGCATGTCGAATACGACGGGGTTGTAATACATGGATGCCACGTCGTAGATGCCGTCTTCGGCGGGCGTAGCCATCGACAGGGCGTCGCCTTCGTCCGAAAGCTCGCGCAGCTGCGCTTCCGAGTCGATGAGGTACGCTTTGTAATTTTCTTCCCGTTCATCCATCACCGTCATCATACAACTCGAGAACGGCACGATTTCTTTCAGATGCGAGCCCAGTACTCTCAGCAAATCCTGCCGGCCTCTCACTTTTACCATTTCGTTGCTGAGCGACAGCAGGATTTCGTTGATCCATTCGCTGTGTTTCATGGCTTCATTAATCTGGATCTGCGCCACCGCGCTCGATATCTGCGGTGCAATACCGGTAACGATGCGCTTGAATTCCTCCGTGAAACCGGCCGCGTCTTTGGCGTACATGTGGAGAAATCCTATGATCTGGTCTTTGTCTTTTAACGGCGTCATCATCAGCGCACGGATACCCGCTGAGAAATTGACCCGCAGGAAAGTTGGGCTTGCCGGCACCTCATCTTCACGGTTCCATACAAAAACCGTTGGCGCTCCGTTTTCCATCACCGTTTGGATAAAGTCGTCGGCCATTGAGAAACGGGCCACTATCAGCTTGGGGTACAAATTATGCTCCTGGATGGGGGAGGACTGGGGATCGAGCAGGAATGGAGTGTAGGACTGCTGATCGGGGTTGATCAGCGTTACGATGGAATGGGAAAACGTGAACATCTCCCGGATCTTGTTGGACAGGATCACGATAAGGTCGGTTTTGTTCCGGACCTTCGTAATATCATTCCCCAACTCCAGGAGAATACGGCGCTCCGCTTCGAGGAACCTGATCCGGCCGCCAGGATCTGCGGATGGAGGTGATGGCGTTTTGGATGTGGAAGTTTTCATGCTTGCTGGACAGATTAATATGTTTAGAATAGTTGTGCTCATTTCTACAACAATCGGAAAGTCATAATTGGACATTCATCCGGCAGAAAAAATTTTAACGGGCTCTCAAAATATTGATAATCAGCATGGTGTATTTTAACATGGATAATCGTAAAAAAGGAAATCCGGGCAC
Above is a genomic segment from Chitinophaga pollutisoli containing:
- a CDS encoding sigma 54-interacting transcriptional regulator is translated as MKTSTSKTPSPPSADPGGRIRFLEAERRILLELGNDITKVRNKTDLIVILSNKIREMFTFSHSIVTLINPDQQSYTPFLLDPQSSPIQEHNLYPKLIVARFSMADDFIQTVMENGAPTVFVWNREDEVPASPTFLRVNFSAGIRALMMTPLKDKDQIIGFLHMYAKDAAGFTEEFKRIVTGIAPQISSAVAQIQINEAMKHSEWINEILLSLSNEMVKVRGRQDLLRVLGSHLKEIVPFSSCMMTVMDEREENYKAYLIDSEAQLRELSDEGDALSMATPAEDGIYDVASMYYNPVVFDMRPIDKAAAPLWFRLHYEAGAQEMIIKILGGNGSSKYSLMLFSREPGTFGAEAVGILKRISSQLFAVVSNIAANEEILERENEKSFLLDFSSDIAAVRSKADLALAVHTCLRKIATLDGYAIRKINEDQTTTTTYLYDESIETLDEALVQQLVSTKLPIEDGLQNRILASEIPLFLSVNSELNRGNTALYLQHWKNAGFNSVVGMALRTGNQNLGILWLNIGEINMALLQGICAQISIAMSNIIANEEILRREKEEAFLHTFSRDIAALRTKDDLQRAISNVLHNVLNIRLAIIRIIEEDGLTLSPYMYDETMLGEKVEQFKTLMHRRIDILHPLSARVLGDDGLVVFNVSEEIEKGTEEPIIHFWHSLGVRCAFGAPLRAGNTNIGVLWLLSDEVNLNVMNSIVAQISVAIANIQGTEKIIAYKQKLENENDYLREQIKTIYNFSEIVGSGEQMQKVYKLMRQVAESSSTVLLLGETGTGKELIARAIHNASPRKSKLMVKVNCAALPTHLIESELFGHEKGAFTGAIDRRIGKFELANNSTLFLDEIGEMPLELQVKLLRVLQERELERVGGKSTIKVDVRIIAATNRNLEAEVQAGRFRSDLYYRLNVFPIHLPPLRERLEDIEPLTHAFVGKFSKNIGKKITGISAAVLKELKSYDWPGNVRELEHQIERAILLSDGPLLKAINLPHRNWRESADTPQITTSKTLEHIEKKYIIEVLKRCGGKISGVGGAAEILEIPGTTLHSKMKKLGILKADYFNN